From Diadema setosum chromosome 5, eeDiaSeto1, whole genome shotgun sequence, the proteins below share one genomic window:
- the LOC140228466 gene encoding 30 kDa spicule matrix protein-like: MRSFVALFGCLLALVAVSHAQLGQGCERFWTEYDGSCYQLSHGGFMRGAFGGAVFAVEGLSQRAANQFCGREKPGASLVTVNSHMENDFLYEWTLRTNLEPQPVWLGLHVNPMTRQWEWYSGEPVNYTNWDEIMVYPEFGTGALLFDADPRLQMQNAVDVSARWVPEQILGENHYFICEYKLQSMQMPTMDTPTTFSPNGTQGTPMMLENNPVNAPQQQRQGAHFQELRSLRGVLGTSGLAGSRLHEVPKSSRVQRPAAYRKGRFFGAFP; the protein is encoded by the exons ATGAGGTCGTTCGTTGCTCTCTTTGGATGCCTGTTGGCACTAGTGGCTGTATCCCACGCCCAATTAGGGCAGGGATGCGAGAGATTTTGGACTGAGTACGACGGAAGCTGCTACCA ATTGTCTCATGGAGGCTTCATGCGAGGAGCTTTCGGCGGCGCAGTCTTCGCTGTTGAGGGTCTCTCTCAGCGGGCGGCCAACCAATTCTGCGGCCGAGAGAAACCGGGTGCATCCCTCGTGACTGTCAATTCTCACATGGAGAACGACTTCCTTTACGAGTGGACCCTGCGCACCAACCTGGAACCCCAGCCAGTATGGCTCGGCCTCCACGTCAATCCCATGACCAGGCAATGGGAGTGGTACAGCGGCGAACCTGTCAACTATACCAACTGGGACGAGATAATGGTGTACCCAGAGTTCGGCACAGGCGCTCTTCTCTTCGACGCAGACCCACGCCTGCAGATGCAGAATGCCGTCGATGTGTCGGCGCGCTGGGTGCCCGAGCAGATTCTCGGCGAGAACCACTACTTCATCTGCGAGTACAAGCTGCAATCAATGCAAATGCCCACCATGGATACCCCAACGACATTCTCCCCCAACGGCACCCAGGGAACACCGATGATGCTAGAGAACAACCCAGTGAATGCGCCGCAACAGCAACGACAGGGAGCCCATTTCCAGGAGCTCCGCAGCCTGCGGGGCGTGCTGGGAACTTCAGGACTGGCTGGATCCCGTCTTCATGAGGTGCCGAAAAGCTCGCGCGTCCAACGTCCAGCTGCTTACAGGAAAGGTCGATTCTTCGGCGCCTTCCCTTGA